The following are encoded together in the Bacillus sp. V2I10 genome:
- the iadA gene encoding beta-aspartyl-peptidase, protein MLTLIKNTDVYAPHYLGRKDVLLAANKIGYIKDTIKLDSSSIDVKIIDGTGKLLVPGFIDAHVHLIGGGGEGGFKTRTPELNLTDATTAGITTVVGVLGTDGTTRRIESLLAKAHALDEEGITAYIHSGSYQIPVKTLTGKIEEDLIFIEKIIGVGEIAISDHRSSEPAFEELVKIAAAARNGGLITGKAGLLEIHVGDSDRKLDLLFEIAEKTDIPIHHFHPTHINRNTELFEEGIRYTEIGGYVDLTTSTIPQFLEEGEVKCSRGLRLMLERGVSINQITFSSDGQASLPYFNEDGDFAGLQVGRVSSLFKEVRSSVLDEGVPLESALQVITSNPARILKLKNKGEIREEKDADLVLLDKETLTIDSVIAKGKVMVEGGVPIIKGTFEN, encoded by the coding sequence TTGCTTACTTTAATTAAAAACACAGACGTATACGCACCCCATTATTTAGGCCGCAAGGATGTTCTGCTTGCGGCAAATAAAATAGGCTATATCAAGGATACGATTAAACTGGATTCCTCATCTATTGATGTAAAAATAATTGATGGAACAGGGAAGCTCCTTGTGCCGGGATTTATTGATGCTCATGTACATTTAATCGGCGGAGGAGGGGAAGGGGGCTTTAAAACCAGAACACCTGAACTGAATTTAACAGATGCTACAACGGCGGGGATCACAACGGTAGTTGGAGTGCTCGGAACCGATGGAACAACAAGACGGATTGAAAGTCTGCTTGCTAAGGCCCACGCTTTGGATGAAGAGGGAATCACGGCTTACATCCACTCGGGATCGTATCAGATTCCGGTGAAAACCTTAACAGGGAAGATTGAAGAGGATTTGATTTTTATTGAGAAAATAATTGGTGTAGGCGAGATTGCCATTTCCGATCATCGTTCTTCTGAACCGGCTTTTGAAGAACTGGTTAAAATCGCAGCTGCAGCCCGCAATGGCGGTTTAATTACCGGAAAAGCAGGACTTTTGGAAATACATGTAGGAGATAGTGACCGAAAACTTGATCTTTTATTTGAGATTGCAGAAAAGACGGACATCCCCATACATCATTTTCACCCGACCCACATTAACCGAAACACAGAACTATTTGAAGAGGGCATCAGGTACACGGAAATAGGCGGATATGTGGACTTAACAACAAGCACGATTCCTCAATTTCTTGAGGAAGGAGAAGTGAAGTGCAGCAGAGGCTTGCGGCTGATGCTTGAGAGAGGCGTTTCAATCAATCAGATTACGTTCTCATCAGATGGGCAGGCAAGTCTCCCATATTTTAATGAAGATGGCGATTTTGCGGGTCTTCAAGTCGGAAGAGTGTCATCTCTTTTTAAGGAAGTCCGTTCATCTGTATTGGATGAAGGAGTTCCGCTTGAATCAGCACTTCAGGTCATCACCTCTAACCCGGCACGAATTTTAAAGCTTAAAAACAAAGGTGAAATCAGAGAAGAGAAGGATGCTGATCTCGTTTTGCTGGATAAAGAGACGCTGACGATTGATTCCGTTATTGCAAAAGGGAAAGTGATGGTTGAAGGAGGAGTCCCGATCATTAAGGGGACATTTGAAAACTAA
- a CDS encoding zinc metallopeptidase, with amino-acid sequence MFFHPMDILVFAAFGLALWAQFKVKSNFNTWSKVQASSGMTGMEVARRILDHNGLYHVPVEPVRGKLSDHYDPLKKAVRLSEQVYYGNSIASISVASHEVGHAIQHKESYGALTLRHKMFPVVNISSGIAPFLLIGGFLLGSFNLIGLGIIFFSAAVAFQLVTLPVEFNASRRAKDFIIAEGIIRNEEERGVNKVLGAAALTYVAAALISLFELLKFIMIFSQGREE; translated from the coding sequence ATGTTTTTTCATCCTATGGATATTTTAGTTTTTGCGGCATTTGGACTGGCGCTTTGGGCGCAGTTTAAAGTGAAAAGTAATTTTAATACATGGTCAAAGGTTCAGGCTTCTTCAGGAATGACAGGAATGGAAGTTGCACGCAGAATTTTGGACCACAACGGGCTTTATCATGTTCCGGTAGAACCTGTTAGAGGAAAGCTGTCTGATCACTATGATCCTTTAAAAAAAGCTGTGCGGTTATCTGAACAGGTTTATTACGGAAACTCCATTGCATCAATCTCAGTTGCTTCACACGAAGTGGGTCACGCCATTCAGCACAAAGAATCCTATGGGGCTTTAACTTTAAGGCACAAAATGTTCCCGGTCGTGAATATTTCCTCAGGTATTGCTCCCTTTTTGCTTATAGGAGGCTTTTTATTAGGGTCCTTCAATCTAATCGGGCTTGGAATTATCTTTTTTTCAGCGGCAGTTGCCTTTCAATTAGTCACACTGCCTGTTGAATTCAACGCCAGCAGAAGAGCCAAGGATTTCATCATTGCAGAAGGCATCATCCGCAATGAAGAAGAGCGCGGCGTAAACAAAGTACTTGGGGCAGCTGCGCTGACATATGTAGCGGCAGCTCTCATTTCCCTGTTTGAATTGCTGAAGTTTATTATGATTTTCAGCCAGGGGCGGGAAGAGTAG
- a CDS encoding YkvA family protein translates to MPSKQEQETLEQLKESEKHFSETKFWSKLKKYGKKAGSSVVYAVLLLYFTLQKPEVPAKTKAIIIGALGYFILPLDLIPDLAVGVGYTDDLGALGLALLQVAMYIDQDIKDQAKQKLVEWFGDQVDTSDVDAKI, encoded by the coding sequence ATGCCATCAAAGCAGGAACAGGAAACACTCGAGCAATTGAAGGAATCAGAAAAACACTTTTCAGAGACGAAATTCTGGAGCAAATTAAAGAAGTATGGAAAAAAGGCAGGATCCTCTGTTGTGTATGCCGTGCTGCTTTTATATTTCACGCTTCAAAAACCGGAAGTTCCGGCAAAAACAAAAGCGATTATTATCGGCGCCCTCGGCTATTTCATTTTGCCGCTTGATCTCATTCCCGACTTAGCTGTCGGCGTCGGCTACACAGATGACCTTGGAGCTCTCGGCCTGGCACTTTTACAAGTAGCCATGTACATTGATCAGGATATAAAAGATCAGGCTAAACAAAAGCTTGTTGAATGGTTTGGCGATCAGGTTGATACATCAGACGTTGATGCAAAGATATAG
- a CDS encoding YnfA family protein, translated as MFYTICLFLLAGLAEIGGGYLIWLWLREGKPIYWAFFGGLSLALYGVIAAMQTFPSFGRVYAAYGGIFIVLSVLWGWGVDRKTPDFYDIFGAIICLAGVSVMLFGPRN; from the coding sequence ATGTTTTACACAATCTGTTTATTCTTGCTCGCAGGTCTTGCTGAAATTGGCGGAGGATATTTAATTTGGCTCTGGCTTCGGGAAGGTAAACCCATTTATTGGGCATTTTTTGGAGGTTTGTCATTAGCTCTTTATGGAGTCATTGCTGCCATGCAGACTTTCCCTTCTTTTGGAAGGGTGTACGCGGCATATGGAGGTATTTTTATTGTGCTTTCGGTTCTGTGGGGATGGGGAGTTGACCGGAAAACACCTGATTTCTATGATATATTTGGTGCAATCATTTGTCTTGCCGGAGTGTCAGTTATGCTATTTGGGCCAAGAAATTAG
- a CDS encoding CdaR family transcriptional regulator, with protein sequence MLLEKILTLTNINDITDMVSTYLKKPVVIENDQFSLLAYSSYYTDHFDQANQQTIFTKHWPIPILEKFMDEGIVDQLKTIPHPFRVKQIKEIGLNQRVVVSAIYREQVFGYIWVQETETMTDSDLKFLHEVSRHIGKLLYQKNQISLRENEEKNEFYKKIIGEAFQTENQIKWEAANHSILIPETFLVNIFTISQNDEELFEEVTETVRLFANALNHFSQVFTEQLKIVVIIGSNTKGLSQLSESAEELTNTVLSQFNGRKVYAGIGNEYSSILQLKKSYLEALEVINAAKFIGTPEKLPFIYSKLGIFRYLETISKHHGITGYINKNLQILQKKDQESQTKLLQTLEIYLLNNCRIKTTAEQLFIHTNTLKYRINQIADLTSIDFDDFHARIQLYIDLQLIKQER encoded by the coding sequence ATGTTGCTGGAAAAAATTCTGACACTGACAAACATTAATGATATTACAGATATGGTCAGCACTTACTTAAAAAAACCAGTTGTCATTGAAAATGATCAATTCTCGTTGCTTGCCTACAGCTCTTATTACACAGACCATTTCGATCAAGCCAATCAGCAGACCATTTTTACAAAGCATTGGCCAATTCCCATTCTTGAGAAATTCATGGATGAAGGCATTGTCGATCAGCTAAAAACAATTCCTCACCCGTTTCGGGTGAAACAGATAAAAGAAATCGGATTAAATCAGCGGGTTGTTGTAAGCGCAATCTACAGGGAACAGGTTTTTGGCTATATATGGGTTCAGGAAACAGAAACAATGACAGATTCAGATCTGAAATTCCTGCATGAAGTTTCGCGTCATATCGGCAAACTTCTTTATCAGAAAAATCAGATCAGCCTTAGAGAGAATGAAGAAAAAAATGAGTTCTATAAAAAAATCATCGGTGAGGCGTTCCAGACGGAAAATCAGATCAAGTGGGAAGCAGCTAATCACAGTATCCTGATTCCCGAAACGTTTCTTGTTAATATTTTTACTATTTCTCAAAATGATGAAGAACTGTTTGAAGAAGTAACAGAAACGGTTCGATTATTTGCAAATGCCTTAAATCATTTTTCCCAGGTTTTTACGGAACAGCTGAAGATTGTCGTCATAATCGGGAGTAATACAAAAGGCTTAAGCCAGCTTTCGGAAAGCGCAGAGGAATTAACGAATACGGTCCTCTCCCAATTTAATGGCCGAAAGGTGTATGCCGGCATTGGAAATGAGTATTCGTCCATTCTTCAATTGAAGAAATCTTATCTTGAAGCGCTTGAAGTAATCAATGCAGCCAAATTTATCGGAACACCTGAAAAGCTTCCTTTCATATACAGCAAGCTCGGAATTTTCCGTTATCTCGAAACGATCTCCAAGCATCATGGGATAACAGGCTACATCAATAAAAATCTTCAGATTCTGCAAAAAAAGGATCAGGAAAGCCAGACAAAATTACTTCAAACGCTTGAAATCTATCTTCTTAACAACTGCCGCATCAAAACGACAGCCGAACAGCTGTTTATACACACAAACACTTTAAAATACAGAATCAATCAAATTGCTGATCTTACCTCGATTGATTTTGATGATTTTCATGCACGCATCCAGCTTTATATTGATTTACAGCTCATTAAGCAAGAAAGATAA
- the putP gene encoding sodium/proline symporter PutP: MIDYALVLSISIYMAGMLIIGYFAYKRTSNLNDYMLGDRGLGAAVTALSAGAADMSGWLLMGLPGAMFATGLSSIWIVIGLTLGAYANWLYVAPRLRTYTEVANNSITIPAFLENRFADGTRILRLISALVILIFFTFYVSSGMVSGGVLFQSTFGLDYHTGLWILTGVVVAYTLFGGFLAVSWTDFVQGIIMFVALILVPIVTLIHVGGFGPSIDTARSIDPALLNIFTGTSFLGVISLFAWGLGYFGQPHIIVRFMAINSVKEIKKARNIGMGWMIFSSIGAMLTGFIGITYFSQNDMKLDDPETVFIVLGEVLFHPFITGFLISAILAAIMSTIASQLLVTASSLTEDIYKTFFRRSASDKELVFLGRLSVLLISVIALILSWEKNDTILGLVGYAWAGFGSSFGPLILLSLFWKRMTKWGALAGMVVGAATVIFWSMAGLSETLYEMIPGFAASLLAVIVVSLLTAQPSREVEAQFEEFEKIVKE; encoded by the coding sequence ATGATTGATTACGCATTGGTTTTATCTATAAGCATTTATATGGCAGGCATGCTGATTATCGGTTATTTCGCCTATAAGAGAACGTCGAACTTAAATGATTACATGCTCGGAGATCGCGGTCTTGGAGCTGCGGTTACTGCTTTGAGCGCTGGTGCGGCAGATATGAGCGGTTGGCTGTTGATGGGGCTGCCCGGCGCTATGTTTGCGACAGGACTCAGCTCCATCTGGATTGTCATCGGTTTAACGCTTGGCGCTTATGCCAACTGGCTTTATGTTGCACCTAGATTAAGAACGTATACGGAAGTGGCGAATAACTCGATTACCATTCCGGCTTTCCTTGAGAATCGATTTGCGGACGGAACACGGATTCTGAGATTAATTTCGGCTTTAGTTATCTTAATATTCTTTACTTTTTATGTATCATCAGGGATGGTATCCGGCGGTGTTTTATTTCAAAGTACATTTGGGCTTGATTATCATACTGGATTATGGATTTTAACTGGTGTTGTGGTGGCCTATACATTATTCGGCGGATTTCTTGCGGTAAGCTGGACCGATTTTGTTCAGGGGATCATCATGTTTGTTGCCTTGATTCTTGTACCTATTGTTACACTTATTCATGTTGGGGGTTTTGGACCTTCCATTGACACAGCACGATCGATTGACCCTGCACTTTTAAATATTTTTACTGGAACGAGTTTTTTAGGAGTTATATCATTATTTGCCTGGGGACTTGGCTATTTTGGCCAGCCGCATATCATTGTCCGCTTTATGGCGATTAATTCAGTAAAGGAAATCAAAAAAGCCCGTAATATCGGGATGGGCTGGATGATTTTCTCAAGTATCGGTGCGATGCTGACGGGATTTATCGGAATCACTTATTTTTCTCAAAATGATATGAAGCTAGACGACCCGGAAACGGTTTTCATCGTATTAGGAGAAGTACTGTTCCATCCATTTATTACAGGATTCTTAATTTCTGCTATACTGGCAGCGATTATGAGCACAATCGCTTCACAGCTTTTAGTAACTGCCAGTTCATTAACAGAGGATATTTACAAAACGTTCTTCAGACGCTCTGCTTCAGATAAAGAGCTTGTCTTTTTAGGCAGATTGTCCGTTCTGCTTATCTCGGTCATTGCCCTTATTCTTTCTTGGGAGAAAAACGACACGATCCTTGGACTTGTCGGCTATGCATGGGCTGGATTTGGTTCTTCTTTTGGACCGCTGATTCTGCTTAGTCTTTTCTGGAAGCGAATGACGAAATGGGGAGCATTGGCTGGGATGGTCGTAGGTGCCGCAACGGTTATCTTCTGGTCGATGGCAGGCCTGTCAGAAACTCTTTATGAAATGATCCCTGGTTTTGCAGCAAGCTTACTTGCCGTTATTGTGGTCAGTCTGCTTACTGCTCAGCCTTCAAGAGAAGTAGAAGCACAATTTGAAGAGTTTGAGAAAATTGTAAAAGAATAA
- the pruA gene encoding L-glutamate gamma-semialdehyde dehydrogenase, giving the protein MIPYKHEPFTDFTNEENKKVYQEALQKVEGYLGQDYPLYIGAEKVTTDDKIVSYNPADKEEVIGRVSKATRDHAEKAMQEASAAFESWKKVKPEIRADVLFKAAAIIRRRKHEFSALLTKEAGKPWNEADADTAEAIDFLEFYARQMLKLKDGVPVESRPGEYNRYDYIPLGVGIIISPWNFPFAIMAGTAVAAIVTGNTILLKPASTTPIVAAKFVEVMMEAGLPSGVLNFVPGSGAEVGDYLVDHPKTRFISFTGSRDVGLRIFNRASQLNDGQIWLKRVIAEMGGKDTIVVDKEADLELAAQSIVKSAFGFSGQKCSACSRAVIVEDVYDQVLNRAVELTKQLTVGNPTENHFMGPVIDQAAFDKIMSYVEIGKEEGRILAGGEGDSSKGYFVQPTIVADVDPKARLMQEEIFGPVVAFSKAKDFDEALEIANNTEYGLTGAVLTTNRSNMEKAREDFHVGNLYFNRGCTGAIVGYQPFGGFNMSGTDSKAGGPDYLQLHMQAKTTSETF; this is encoded by the coding sequence ATGATTCCATACAAACACGAACCATTTACTGATTTCACAAATGAGGAAAACAAAAAAGTCTACCAGGAAGCTCTTCAAAAAGTTGAAGGCTATTTAGGACAGGACTATCCTTTATACATCGGTGCAGAAAAAGTAACGACAGATGATAAAATCGTGTCTTATAACCCTGCGGATAAAGAAGAAGTGATCGGCCGTGTATCAAAAGCAACCCGTGACCATGCAGAAAAAGCAATGCAGGAGGCATCTGCTGCTTTTGAAAGCTGGAAAAAAGTGAAACCTGAAATCCGTGCAGATGTACTTTTCAAAGCAGCAGCAATCATTCGCCGCCGCAAGCATGAATTTTCAGCTCTATTAACAAAAGAAGCAGGCAAGCCATGGAACGAGGCTGATGCTGATACAGCTGAAGCCATTGACTTCCTTGAGTTTTATGCACGTCAAATGCTGAAGCTTAAAGATGGAGTTCCTGTTGAAAGCCGTCCTGGAGAATACAACCGCTATGACTACATTCCATTAGGCGTAGGGATCATCATTTCACCTTGGAACTTCCCATTTGCAATCATGGCAGGTACAGCTGTTGCTGCGATCGTAACAGGCAACACGATCCTATTAAAACCGGCTTCAACAACACCGATTGTTGCTGCTAAGTTTGTAGAAGTTATGATGGAAGCGGGACTTCCTTCAGGCGTTCTGAATTTTGTTCCTGGAAGCGGAGCGGAAGTGGGAGACTATCTTGTTGATCATCCAAAAACACGTTTTATCTCATTCACAGGTTCACGTGATGTGGGCCTTCGCATCTTCAACCGTGCGTCACAGCTTAACGACGGCCAAATCTGGCTGAAGCGCGTAATCGCTGAAATGGGCGGTAAAGATACGATTGTAGTAGATAAAGAGGCAGATCTTGAACTCGCAGCTCAATCGATTGTAAAATCAGCATTCGGCTTCTCAGGACAAAAATGCTCGGCTTGTTCCCGTGCAGTGATCGTAGAAGATGTTTACGATCAAGTATTAAACCGCGCTGTAGAATTAACAAAACAATTAACAGTCGGCAATCCAACAGAAAATCATTTCATGGGACCTGTTATCGACCAGGCTGCTTTTGATAAAATTATGAGCTATGTTGAAATCGGGAAAGAGGAAGGACGCATACTTGCAGGCGGAGAAGGAGACAGCTCAAAAGGCTACTTCGTGCAGCCGACAATTGTTGCTGATGTTGATCCAAAAGCACGTTTAATGCAGGAAGAAATCTTTGGACCAGTTGTTGCTTTTTCAAAAGCAAAAGACTTTGACGAAGCACTTGAAATTGCCAACAATACAGAGTATGGTTTAACAGGTGCTGTCCTTACGACAAACCGCTCTAACATGGAAAAAGCACGTGAAGACTTCCATGTCGGAAATCTGTACTTCAACCGCGGATGTACTGGCGCAATCGTAGGCTATCAGCCATTCGGCGGATTCAACATGTCAGGAACTGATTCTAAAGCAGGCGGACCTGATTACCTTCAGCTTCATATGCAGGCTAAAACAACATCTGAAACATTTTAA
- a CDS encoding proline dehydrogenase — MEAITRDFFLFLSKNNLLNNIAKKRGGSFAAGKIIGGTDFQSSIKFIKQLNESGLLVTVDHLGEFVDSEEVTRERTAECIETIEMISREKLDSQVSLKMTSLGLDIDHKLVIENMTKILETAEKHNVMVTIDMEDEVRCQATLDIFKQFKAKYSCISTVLQAYLYRTEKDLSELAQYKPFLRLVKGAYKESPEVAFPEKGDVDENYKKLIEQSLLNGNYTAIASHDDQIIEYTKMLAKKHNIPNSMFEFQMLYGMRSKTQLNLVKEGYKMRVYVPYGLDWYGYFMRRLAERPSNIAFAFKGMVKS, encoded by the coding sequence ATGGAAGCGATTACAAGGGATTTTTTCTTATTCTTATCCAAAAATAACTTACTTAATAATATTGCAAAGAAGCGCGGCGGCAGTTTTGCAGCTGGAAAAATTATTGGGGGAACAGATTTTCAAAGTTCCATCAAATTCATTAAACAGCTGAATGAGAGCGGTCTGCTGGTAACAGTCGATCATCTTGGAGAATTCGTAGATTCAGAGGAAGTAACAAGAGAAAGAACAGCGGAATGCATCGAAACAATTGAAATGATCAGCAGGGAAAAACTTGATTCACAAGTATCTTTAAAGATGACATCCCTCGGACTTGATATTGATCATAAGCTGGTCATTGAAAATATGACGAAAATCCTTGAAACGGCGGAAAAACACAATGTCATGGTAACAATTGACATGGAGGATGAAGTCCGCTGTCAGGCTACTCTTGATATTTTCAAGCAGTTCAAAGCAAAATACAGCTGCATCAGTACAGTCTTACAGGCTTATTTATATCGTACAGAGAAAGATTTAAGCGAGCTCGCGCAGTATAAGCCATTCCTGCGTCTTGTAAAAGGAGCATACAAAGAATCTCCTGAGGTTGCCTTTCCTGAAAAGGGAGATGTTGATGAAAACTATAAGAAGCTGATTGAGCAAAGTCTGCTAAATGGCAACTATACAGCTATCGCGTCTCATGATGACCAAATCATCGAATATACAAAAATGCTGGCTAAAAAGCATAACATTCCTAACTCCATGTTTGAATTCCAAATGCTTTACGGAATGAGAAGCAAAACGCAATTGAACCTTGTCAAAGAAGGATACAAAATGCGCGTCTATGTACCATATGGCCTTGACTGGTACGGATATTTTATGAGAAGACTTGCCGAAAGACCTTCTAATATTGCGTTTGCATTCAAAGGCATGGTGAAAAGTTAA
- a CDS encoding universal stress protein translates to MFKKVLLAVDGSKNALRAAEKAGHIASLEKSIVTILYVVDAASSKSEVLSEGDRALRDEHRKQRIYPAESLLKEKGIEIDLQIKKGEPGPTIASFANENQFDLVIVGSRGLNRLQEMVLGSVSHKVAKHANCPVMIVK, encoded by the coding sequence ATGTTTAAAAAAGTCTTGTTGGCAGTGGATGGATCAAAGAATGCTTTAAGGGCTGCAGAAAAAGCAGGCCACATTGCATCATTAGAAAAATCCATTGTTACCATTCTGTATGTAGTAGATGCCGCTTCATCAAAATCTGAGGTTTTGTCTGAAGGGGACAGAGCTTTGAGAGATGAGCATAGAAAGCAGCGAATATATCCGGCAGAATCTCTTTTAAAAGAAAAGGGTATTGAAATTGATCTTCAAATCAAAAAAGGGGAGCCTGGTCCGACGATTGCAAGCTTTGCAAATGAGAACCAGTTTGATTTAGTCATTGTAGGTAGCAGAGGGCTGAATAGACTTCAGGAGATGGTCCTTGGAAGTGTAAGTCATAAAGTGGCAAAACATGCAAACTGTCCAGTGATGATTGTAAAATAG
- a CDS encoding SulP family inorganic anion transporter — MNVQTIKQEWFSNIRGDILSGIVVALALIPEAIAFSIIAGVDPMVGLYASFCIAVVISFVGGRPGMISAATGAMALLMVTLVADHGLQYLLAATVLTGVIQFVMGMLKLGKVMKFIPRSVMVGFVNSLAILIFTAQLPHFAGETWIMYALVAGALAIIYILPRFTTAVPSPLVAIIVISIISVMTGAGVRTVGDMGELTQALPFFLIPDIPLNFETLQIIFPYSFALAIVGLLESLLTAQIVDDMTDTESDKNKEAKGQGIANIINGFFGGMAGCAMIGQSVINVKSGGRGRLSTFVAGVFLMVLILLLNDLLIQIPMAALVGVMIMVSIGTFDWSSLTKLHIMPKTDAAVMIVTVVTVVATHDLSKGVLAGVLLSALFFAAKISKVHVETFVSENKLMKTYKISGQVFFASVEDLLSKFNFKEEIDTVTVDLSNAHLWDDSAVGAIDKLILKYRQNGTEVRIMGLNKDSTNLLNKLAVYDKPNTKAANH; from the coding sequence TTGAACGTACAGACAATTAAACAAGAGTGGTTTAGTAATATCCGCGGGGATATTTTATCTGGTATCGTCGTTGCTTTAGCCCTTATTCCAGAAGCGATTGCTTTCTCCATTATTGCTGGTGTTGACCCGATGGTCGGATTATACGCATCCTTCTGTATTGCAGTTGTGATTTCATTTGTAGGCGGAAGACCTGGAATGATATCGGCCGCTACGGGGGCAATGGCATTACTGATGGTAACGCTTGTTGCTGATCACGGTCTGCAATATTTATTGGCTGCAACTGTGCTGACAGGGGTCATTCAATTTGTTATGGGTATGTTAAAGCTCGGAAAAGTGATGAAATTCATTCCAAGGTCTGTTATGGTTGGATTTGTAAATTCATTGGCTATTCTGATCTTTACGGCTCAGCTTCCGCATTTTGCTGGTGAAACGTGGATCATGTACGCCTTAGTAGCAGGTGCTTTAGCAATTATCTATATCCTTCCCAGATTTACTACTGCCGTTCCTTCTCCATTAGTCGCGATCATTGTGATTTCGATTATTTCAGTTATGACAGGAGCAGGTGTAAGAACGGTCGGAGATATGGGAGAACTCACACAGGCGCTGCCTTTCTTCTTGATCCCTGATATCCCATTAAACTTTGAAACTCTGCAAATCATTTTCCCGTACTCCTTTGCATTAGCCATTGTAGGATTATTGGAATCACTGCTGACAGCGCAAATCGTAGATGATATGACGGATACGGAAAGTGATAAAAATAAGGAAGCAAAAGGCCAGGGCATTGCCAATATTATCAATGGATTTTTTGGCGGTATGGCAGGATGTGCGATGATCGGCCAGTCTGTTATTAATGTTAAATCCGGAGGAAGAGGCAGATTATCGACTTTCGTTGCCGGTGTATTCTTAATGGTGCTTATCTTATTGTTAAACGACCTTCTGATTCAAATACCAATGGCCGCTCTTGTTGGTGTTATGATTATGGTATCCATCGGAACATTTGACTGGTCTTCTTTAACAAAGCTGCATATTATGCCAAAAACAGACGCAGCGGTTATGATTGTGACAGTTGTTACAGTTGTTGCTACACATGATTTATCAAAAGGTGTACTTGCAGGAGTCCTTTTAAGCGCCCTGTTCTTTGCAGCAAAAATTTCTAAAGTTCATGTAGAAACATTTGTGAGCGAGAATAAGTTAATGAAAACCTATAAAATCAGCGGTCAGGTCTTTTTTGCTTCAGTTGAAGATTTACTTTCAAAATTCAACTTCAAAGAAGAGATTGATACCGTCACGGTTGACTTAAGCAATGCTCATCTTTGGGACGATTCAGCTGTCGGAGCAATTGATAAGCTTATCCTTAAGTACAGACAAAATGGGACTGAAGTCAGAATAATGGGGCTGAACAAAGACAGCACCAATCTTTTGAATAAATTGGCCGTATATGACAAACCGAATACTAAAGCAGCAAACCATTAA